tttggtcaatatattattatttaaatatctatcttattatttttaaagatattattaataaaattaagttaattatttaattatggttataataaaaccaaaagaaaaataaatttaatatggaaacaaatttaataaccgaatatattatatttacttttacaaatttttttgactaatttaatattaattataaataaaaaaattgatataattataataaatttactaatatgttcattgaggagttacgttacgagccacgtgcatagcacgtaatgcgaaactagtgttataaatttgcctgtccagatagataataaatttcaataataattaataataataaaactgtAACTTCAAAGCAAAAAACGATACATTCACACTGTGAATATTAAATTTAggtttaatttgaaaatacaaATTAAGTAAGAGTTTAATTTCGATAAAAagaacacaaatttaaaaaggacttgagtggcaatttgccccctcaacttgtaagcaatggccaattagcatataaattaattttctggACAAATTAGTCACGAATTTGATATTTATGGGCAATTAACCCCATTTGGACAAATTAGCTTACAATTTGAGgaggcaaattgccaatttaaggAACAATtagtttacaagttgagggggcaaattgccaaaatgggatTAATTGCTCATATTTAGCAAGTTCGTGACTAATTgtccacaaagttaatttatgtgttaattgcctaTTGCTTACAAGTTAAAGGGGCtaattgccacttaagtcctTTTAAAAGAGTTCAACTTTAGTAAAAAgaatacaaattaattaatgacATTATTTATACAACGGGGCATATTAATGTAAGTTTTATTATcttattgaaattaaatagTGTAAGCaataatttaacaattttttaatatataatcaaaatagttgtttaaaattaaaatattttatttaatactttaattattaataaatatataacggGTAATATAAATATCGCTCACGTAAATATCGGATTATTgcattaacaatttaattaatatttattatgttaACGGGTTATATAAATATCGCTCACGTGGCGGAAAACTAGTAAATATATAAGTgacaatcaaataataatacttAAAATATTTCTTCATTATAAAGATAAAACTAATAAGAATAACGagtatttattgttttaattgtcATAATCAATTCACATGACATGAGTTTAATTTGAACACGGAAACAGGAACATTAAATGAATAAGAAACTTTTgcaaaagaagaagaaacttCAAAAAGCACGGTAAAGAATAAGTTACCAtggttaaaataaattacttttgtACACAGATAAAAAAGAGAGGAGAGAATAGTATTTTCAGGCGTACAGCGTAATTACCGCGGTAAGAGAGGCCATTCTTTTCCGGTGACACATCtaattgaaagaaaagaaaagaaaagaaaagaaaattttaacACTATCaaatcaacaagaaaaaaataaaaaagaggaGGTGAGGTCAGCTTCCTCTCTTAAACGCCTCGTTGAAAAGCAGAGAAAATTAGAATTGATAGATCGATCTCTTCCGAATTCAACGAGGCGTCTAaggtttaatttaaatttagaattgtATCTGCTAGCTTTCGAGAATTTTGGTTTGTTTATGTTATGCTGTATTATTACTGAAACAAATAACTCCGATTTGATCGATCAAGTTTCAAAATTATGGAGGGAATTATGAATAAGTTAAGAAATTTGGACGCCTATCCTAAAATCAATGAAGATTTCTATAGCCGTACACTTTCCGGTGGCGTTATTACTCTAGCTTCATCTATCGTTATGCTTCTCCTCTTCATGTCTGAACTCCGTACGTTCTTTTACCTTAGTAGTTCTCCTGTTAGGGTTTTTGTTGTGTTCTGTTTGTTTCAATTATTCATGTATTTGGACTCAGTATTTGGATCTGAATTGGCGTTTAATTTTGCAAATAAAGGCAAGAAAATAAACTAGGTTACTTTTACCTGCAATTTTTTATATGTGCATTAGAAATAGCTAAAcataatatttaaacatttggatgtaGGGAAGCAAGCTCTTTGATTTGTTCGCGTAATTGATATCTTAGTTCTTCATTGTTTATTTGCAGGATTATATCTACATGCTGTAACCGAAACAAAGCTTGTAGTAGATACTTCACGAGGAGAAACCTTACGCATCAATGTAATTTGTgccttttattttacttttagtcAACATAATATAATTTCAGATATGTTTTGCTTCATATATCGTAGTTAAGATTAGAATTTTTTAAGAAGCTACACCTGTtctttttaaaaagataaattttgatATAATGATGCATCAAATGCTCTATGTTTTAGTGTGTTACTTCATTGTAGTGTATATCCCTAAGTGTAATAGATTTATGCCTCTTCCGGTTCCCTGAAAGTGCAGTTTGACGTCACTTTTCCAGCCCTTCCTTGTTCCATTCTCAGCCTAGATGCCATGGATATCAGTGGAGAGCAGCATCTTGATGTGGTATGTACTGCTGAAGATCACAGTAATACTGTTcttcttatttgtttatattctAAGTTATGCTAAGTTCTTTGTTTATGAATATGTGGATGCTTAGGAGTTTTTAACACCTAGTTCATTAAATGCGTATGAGCTATTTCTAATGTGTTTTGTACACCTTGCAGAAACATGATATAATCAAGAAAAGACTGGACTCGCACGGCAATGTAATTGAAGCACGCCAAGATGGTATTGGTGCTCCTAAGGTTAGTAATACTATATTGCAGAATGTTGTGGTTTGGAAATCTATTGCTTATGCATGGATCAAGTAAAGTTTCAGCATTTCAATATCTGTAAAAACTAACTACAAAATCCATTATCATATATAGTTCTTACCCAAACGCAGTTCGATGTCTCTACAAGTATCAACTTGTCTTTATCATTAGGGTTATTAAATTGCTTAAACTGAAGTGAGAGTTTGAAAAGAATCTAGCTTTCCTGAGCCCTAGTCTTTGTTACTCGAAGGAACATTAATGTGAATTAGGGTTTTCTTGGTATGGGGAGTTGTAAAgatttagtaaaaaataatGATTTCACTTCCTCTTACTGATCATAGAAGTTGTCATCTGTCCTCTGGCTGCTGCAAGGAAGGACTATTAGGCTTATTctgttttagtatatttatttaacaaaCTAAAGTCTCTCCTCTTTGTGCAGATTGAAAATCCTTTGCAGAGACATGGTGGCAGGCTTGAGCATAACGAAACATATTGTGGTTCGTGTTATGGTGCTGAAGCAGTAAGTTTATCTTTCTGACTCTGCTGTTAAAAGAATTCTAATCTGATTCCATTTTAAAGAGCCACATTGCATACATATCAATAAATTCATTTGGCATTCTAAAGGCTGTGATCTTCTACATCTTTTAGGGAAGGAAATTTATTACTCTTTTCTTTTGACTTGAATTCTGTTGTGCCATCTTTGAGGAAACTCTATGGATAATTCTTAGTGTCTGCTTATTGGTCATAACAGTTCcttttattgatatttttttgtattgcTTGTGCTTTAACCTTCTAAAAGCTCCCCGTTTTTGCAGTCAGATGAGGATTGCTGCAATAACTGTGAGGAAGTCCGTGAAGCATATCGAACGAAAGGCTGGGCAATGTCAAATCCAGATTTGATTGACCAGGTCTGCCAGCTTTTCTCTTAATTACTTTCCTGGGGATGAGAAACTTTTGGAATATATTTGGTTTTATAACTGCATAATTGGGGAAATTTAATTGGATgaatatgataaatattaaatgctGTTTCAGTGATCTGAACCTTAAGTTTTACTTCAGTAGAAATTGTTTATCCATGTCTGAAGATGCTTCCTCACTAATATTTGCATACTATCACAATTATCGGTGGAAATACTTTTAGGAACATTTCAAGAGCttcaatatattaatatttctgGTTGCTGATGTTCGAGCTTTTAGTTGTTGGATAatggatattttttattttacttggcTACTAGAACTAGGATTGGATGGTGTAAATTAGTTTTATTGTTCATGCTTTCAATATAACTCACTTTTACTTTTGGTTATTCAATGGTGTAAAGTAATGGTGTAGTCTCTCTAAATTAGGTGCAGCTGCacaattattctttttttcctGTACCTGGCTGTTAGAACTAGGACATACATTATGCCATTCGATAATAatcattattttctaaaaaagagGGGTTTCGGCATAGTAAAGAAGTGTGTGCAGCTTACTACCATCAAATAGCAAAAAGTACCCAATTACCTACTATTGGTTCCATAAcattctttgttcttttatatttttagatgaGTAACAAAAATCCATAATTTGATGAGTGTCAtctcgtaatttttttttttaatttatccacATCAtgatttttctgtttttgtttttctcatGGTAAAAAGGAAACTTTTCCATTGATCCATTATTTGTTTGCAGTtcatttttgtcaaaaaaaattgtatcaTAATTttgctgtttcttttttataCACGGTATTCAGTGCAAAAGGGAAGGTTTCCTACAAAGGATTAAAGATGAAGAAGGTGAAGGATGCAACATTTATGGCTTCTTGGAAGTTAATAAGGTGGCCGGTAATTTTCACTTCGCACCAGGAAAGAGTTTTCAACAATCAAATGTTCATGTGCATGATCTGCTGGCATTTCAAAAGGACACTTTTAATGTAAGTGACTGTCTATGATTATGGTCTACAAAGAGATCAAAGATCTTCAATTGGACCTTTAAAGAAGTGAATTATTGAACGTGTTCTAATATGAACATATTGTATTAGAGGCCATTCAACTAATTTCTTAACTCTGATGTCAGATAAGTCATAAGATTAATCGATTATCCTTTGGAGAGCATTTTCCTGGTGTTGTGAATCCTCTTGATGGGTATTTCTCTCTCCTTACAACATGTTTTCATATGCTTTTTTGAAGCTTAACCGGCGttaaccttaattttttttattttttatatctacTCCACTTTCTTTTTTTTCCCCGCAGTGTGTACTGGACGCAAGAAAGTCCAAGTGGAATGTACCAGTATTTTATCAAGGTTATCGTCTAGATCAATGCATCAGTTGTTACTTTGTATAGTTCTCTAAATGTGACCAAGAACTGAAGGAAATTCGTTTGATTCCGTTGGAGTTTTTCACCGAATAAGATCTTCATTTTGCAGGTTGTACCTACTGTTTACACTGATGTTAGTGGGCATGCTATCCAGTCGAACCAGGTATAAGCACTTTGAAAAAGTTCACTTTTGAAATTCTTCTGGTAGGCTTTTAACCTCATAGTGATAGCATGGCAATTTGTTTTTTCAGTTTTCTGTTACGGAGCATTTTAGGAGTGCAGAGGCGGGTCGCCTGCAGTCACTCCCTGgcattttcttcttttatgaCCTTTCTCCCATTAAGGTGA
This region of Mercurialis annua linkage group LG1-X, ddMerAnnu1.2, whole genome shotgun sequence genomic DNA includes:
- the LOC126662439 gene encoding uncharacterized protein LOC126662439; the protein is MEGIMNKLRNLDAYPKINEDFYSRTLSGGVITLASSIVMLLLFMSELRLYLHAVTETKLVVDTSRGETLRINFDVTFPALPCSILSLDAMDISGEQHLDVKHDIIKKRLDSHGNVIEARQDGIGAPKIENPLQRHGGRLEHNETYCGSCYGAEASDEDCCNNCEEVREAYRTKGWAMSNPDLIDQCKREGFLQRIKDEEGEGCNIYGFLEVNKVAGNFHFAPGKSFQQSNVHVHDLLAFQKDTFNISHKINRLSFGEHFPGVVNPLDGVYWTQESPSGMYQYFIKVVPTVYTDVSGHAIQSNQFSVTEHFRSAEAGRLQSLPGIFFFYDLSPIKVTFIEEHVSFLHFLTNVCAIVGGVFTVSGILDSFIYHGQKAIKKKMEIGKFS